In a genomic window of Saccharothrix sp. HUAS TT1:
- a CDS encoding helix-turn-helix transcriptional regulator, whose translation MSESVYNRIAMLRAERGVSRRQLSEALGIHYQTVGYLERGEYSPSLYLALRIAQYFEVPVEVVFSTDPFPRLGSSERSA comes from the coding sequence ATGAGCGAGAGCGTCTACAACCGGATCGCGATGCTGCGCGCGGAACGGGGTGTGTCACGCCGGCAGCTCTCCGAGGCGTTGGGCATCCACTACCAGACCGTCGGCTACCTCGAACGGGGCGAGTACAGCCCCAGCCTGTACCTGGCGCTGCGCATCGCGCAGTACTTCGAGGTGCCGGTGGAGGTCGTGTTCTCCACCGACCCGTTCCCCCGGCTGGGCAGTTCCGAGCGGTCCGCGTAG
- a CDS encoding FAD-dependent monooxygenase: protein MKAVVVGGGLGGVTAAVALRAVGWEVVVLERAPEFGEVGAGVGVMPNAMRALDALGLADDVRRIGTPRVAGGILDRAGRSLTRVEPTGVEHVVAVHRADLHRVLRSALPESCLVTNTEVRSVADLDADLVVAADGIRSRLREALFPALPRPRYVGTTAWRSVTTARFPRDLRISQTLGPGSEFGVLPLGDGRVCWYAATVAPAGGRSEDELGEVRRLVGDWHDPIPAVLGATPPATVLRHDIHELAKPLPTYVAGRVALLGDAAHAMTPYLGQGACMAIEDAVVLAAACARADDVPTALAEYDRQRRPRTQSMAKASRALGRVGHKLRNPVAVAVRDAAMRAVPARVGARGMAKFLGWSPPSLSPDRGNMAGDLNHK from the coding sequence GTGAAGGCGGTCGTGGTGGGTGGTGGCCTCGGCGGGGTCACGGCGGCGGTGGCGTTGCGCGCGGTCGGGTGGGAGGTCGTCGTGCTGGAGCGCGCGCCGGAGTTCGGCGAGGTCGGCGCGGGCGTGGGGGTGATGCCGAACGCCATGCGCGCGTTGGACGCGCTCGGGCTGGCCGACGACGTGCGGCGGATCGGCACGCCCCGGGTGGCGGGCGGCATCCTGGACCGCGCGGGTCGGTCGCTGACCAGGGTGGAACCGACCGGGGTCGAGCACGTGGTGGCCGTGCACCGGGCGGACCTGCACCGGGTGCTGCGGTCGGCGCTGCCGGAGTCCTGCCTGGTGACGAACACCGAGGTGCGGTCGGTGGCCGACCTGGACGCGGACCTGGTGGTCGCGGCGGACGGCATCCGCAGCCGGCTGCGGGAGGCGTTGTTCCCGGCGTTGCCCCGGCCGAGGTACGTGGGCACGACGGCGTGGCGCAGCGTGACCACCGCCCGGTTCCCGCGCGACCTGAGGATCAGCCAGACGCTCGGGCCGGGCTCGGAGTTCGGCGTCCTGCCGCTGGGTGACGGCCGGGTGTGCTGGTACGCGGCGACGGTCGCGCCCGCGGGCGGTCGTTCGGAGGACGAACTGGGCGAGGTGCGCCGGCTCGTCGGCGACTGGCACGACCCGATCCCGGCGGTGCTGGGCGCGACGCCGCCCGCCACCGTGCTGCGGCACGACATCCACGAGCTGGCCAAGCCGCTGCCGACCTACGTCGCCGGCCGGGTGGCGCTGCTCGGCGATGCGGCCCACGCCATGACCCCCTACCTGGGGCAGGGCGCGTGCATGGCGATCGAGGACGCCGTCGTGCTGGCCGCCGCGTGCGCCCGTGCCGACGACGTGCCGACCGCGCTGGCCGAGTACGACCGGCAGCGCCGGCCGCGCACGCAGTCGATGGCGAAGGCGTCGCGGGCGCTCGGCCGGGTCGGGCACAAGCTGCGCAACCCGGTGGCCGTGGCGGTGCGCGACGCCGCCATGCGCGCGGTCCCGGCGCGGGTCGGCGCGCGCGGGATGGCGAAGTTCCTGGGCTGGTCGCCACCGTCTTTGTCACCCGATAGGGGAAATATGGCCGGTGACCTAAATCACAAATGA
- a CDS encoding DUF6348 family protein, whose translation MLDVAIDRNRLLTALATGLSDIAGAWSVDGGVVRTEGSPVVLVEDLHGGEQPAGHVDVGFAFNPEAPGAPVLWDCAVGFGGTPAEVAEQAARTWLSTTAPALLELLAQRGELADHISGDDPVGLPGHHVIHGPIQSWGLDPVAMRDWTADHPLAPALRDTLPAHLDQPVNGVKLIFGGSAGSEVVEARVNGVVRPDVTEALRALDWPRGESANFARAFLVVLTDQQH comes from the coding sequence GTGCTCGACGTCGCGATCGACCGCAACCGCCTGCTGACCGCGCTCGCCACCGGGCTGTCCGACATCGCGGGCGCCTGGTCGGTGGACGGCGGGGTGGTCCGCACCGAGGGCTCGCCGGTGGTCCTGGTCGAGGACCTGCACGGCGGCGAGCAGCCGGCCGGTCACGTCGACGTCGGCTTCGCCTTCAACCCGGAGGCGCCCGGGGCACCGGTGCTGTGGGACTGCGCCGTCGGCTTCGGCGGGACGCCGGCCGAGGTCGCCGAGCAGGCGGCGAGGACGTGGCTGTCGACCACCGCGCCCGCGCTGCTGGAACTGCTCGCCCAACGCGGCGAGCTCGCCGACCACATCTCCGGCGACGACCCGGTGGGACTGCCCGGCCACCACGTGATCCACGGCCCGATCCAGTCGTGGGGCCTCGACCCCGTGGCGATGCGCGACTGGACGGCCGACCACCCGCTGGCGCCCGCGCTGCGCGACACCCTGCCCGCCCACCTCGACCAGCCGGTCAACGGCGTGAAGCTCATCTTCGGCGGCAGCGCCGGCTCCGAGGTGGTCGAGGCGCGGGTCAACGGCGTCGTGCGGCCGGACGTCACGGAAGCGCTGCGCGCCCTCGACTGGCCGCGCGGCGAGTCGGCGAACTTCGCCCGCGCGTTCCTGGTCGTGCTGACCGACCAGCAGCACTAG
- a CDS encoding type II toxin-antitoxin system PemK/MazF family toxin: protein MRRGDIYWVDLEPVRGAEANKVRPAVVVSNDAANRVAGRGGRGVVTVVPITSNTARVYPFQVLLTAKDCGLGADSKAQAEQVRTVAAARLRARIGGLPPAVLKQLDEALRVHLAL from the coding sequence ATGCGCCGAGGTGACATCTACTGGGTGGACCTGGAGCCGGTGCGGGGCGCCGAGGCGAACAAGGTCCGCCCGGCCGTGGTCGTGAGCAACGACGCGGCGAACCGGGTCGCCGGCCGGGGCGGCCGGGGTGTGGTGACGGTCGTGCCGATCACCTCCAACACCGCGCGGGTGTACCCGTTCCAGGTGCTGCTGACCGCCAAGGACTGCGGGCTCGGCGCGGACTCCAAGGCGCAGGCCGAGCAGGTGCGCACGGTCGCCGCGGCCAGGCTCCGCGCCCGGATCGGCGGCCTGCCGCCCGCCGTGCTCAAGCAGCTCGACGAGGCCCTTCGCGTGCACCTCGCGCTCTGA
- a CDS encoding nitric oxide synthase oxygenase, which yields MAPVPSCPAEAIPLRETAVDLAEADDFIRLHHSEHPELGSAEHRLAEVHAEVAATGTYRHTPDELTFGARVAWRNSARCIGRLYWRSLKVRDLRDLRDPKEVADECVEHLKLATNGGKVRPVITVFAPDEPGRPAPRIRNEQLIRYAGYLGPDGGVLGDRRNVELTDLAVDLGWRPPARRGPFDVLPLVVEREDAEPCLVELPPDAVLEVPIGHPELPWLAELGLRWHAVPAIGNMRLRIGGIDYPAAPFNGWYMGTEIGARNFADVDRYDLLPYLARRMGLDTSSARTLWKDRVLVELNRAVLHSFGEAGVTITDHHTESDRFLTHLEKEEAAGRSCPADWTWIVPPMSSGVTSVFHRYYDKRELVPNFFAGDTRGVCPVIH from the coding sequence ATGGCCCCCGTCCCCTCGTGTCCGGCTGAAGCCATCCCCCTGCGCGAGACCGCGGTAGACCTCGCCGAGGCCGACGACTTCATCCGGCTGCACCACTCCGAGCACCCCGAACTGGGCTCGGCCGAGCACCGCCTCGCCGAGGTGCACGCCGAGGTCGCGGCGACCGGCACCTACCGCCACACCCCTGACGAGCTGACCTTCGGCGCCCGGGTCGCGTGGCGCAACAGCGCCCGCTGCATCGGCCGGCTGTACTGGCGCAGCCTGAAGGTCCGCGACCTGCGCGACCTGCGCGACCCCAAGGAGGTCGCGGACGAGTGCGTCGAGCACCTGAAGCTCGCCACCAACGGCGGCAAGGTCCGCCCGGTGATCACCGTGTTCGCGCCCGACGAGCCCGGCCGGCCCGCGCCGCGCATCCGCAACGAGCAGCTGATCCGCTACGCGGGCTACCTCGGCCCGGACGGCGGCGTGCTCGGCGACCGGCGCAACGTCGAGCTGACCGACCTGGCCGTCGACCTGGGCTGGCGCCCGCCCGCCCGGCGCGGCCCGTTCGACGTGCTGCCGCTGGTCGTGGAGCGGGAGGACGCCGAGCCGTGCCTGGTCGAGCTGCCGCCGGACGCGGTGCTCGAAGTGCCGATCGGCCACCCCGAGCTGCCCTGGCTCGCCGAGCTGGGGCTGCGCTGGCACGCCGTGCCCGCGATCGGCAACATGCGCCTGCGCATCGGCGGGATCGACTACCCGGCCGCGCCGTTCAACGGCTGGTACATGGGCACCGAGATCGGCGCCCGCAACTTCGCCGACGTCGACCGGTACGACCTGCTGCCGTACCTGGCCAGGCGGATGGGCCTGGACACGTCGTCCGCGCGGACGCTGTGGAAGGACCGGGTGCTGGTCGAGCTGAACCGCGCGGTGCTGCACTCGTTCGGCGAGGCCGGGGTGACCATCACCGACCACCACACCGAGTCCGACCGGTTCCTGACGCACCTGGAGAAGGAGGAGGCGGCGGGCCGGTCGTGCCCGGCCGACTGGACCTGGATCGTGCCGCCCATGTCCAGCGGCGTCACCAGCGTCTTCCACCGGTACTACGACAAGCGCGAGCTGGTGCCGAACTTCTTCGCCGGCGACACGCGGGGCGTGTGCCCGGTCATCCACTGA
- a CDS encoding ABC transporter permease: protein MNTRTQAIRLGVDRGVREFRHSMGSSDQWYNVFVSLGFLSVLWFQRDSPADASGISLAALTLPGMLGMGMVFGSLVGPAGQLSMNREDGTLLRAKAVPNGMLGYLVGRAVQTSLDNVVSLLVVLVPGSFLVNVLADAGVDGVLGLLAVLALGMASVLPWGAVAGSITKSPSGAMGITMLPMMGIVAISGIFYPITALPGWLQGVAQVFPVYWAGHGARAALLPDAAAAEEVGGSWRVPEMVGVLGVWAVVGFLLAPTILRRMARRESGAEMEQRRQAAMQRVR from the coding sequence GTGAACACGAGGACGCAGGCCATCCGGCTCGGCGTGGACCGCGGCGTGCGCGAGTTCCGGCACTCCATGGGCAGCTCGGACCAGTGGTACAACGTGTTCGTCTCGCTCGGCTTCCTGAGCGTGCTGTGGTTCCAGCGCGACTCGCCCGCCGACGCCTCCGGCATCTCGCTGGCCGCGCTCACCCTGCCGGGCATGCTCGGCATGGGGATGGTGTTCGGCAGCCTGGTCGGGCCCGCGGGCCAGCTCTCGATGAACCGCGAGGACGGCACGCTGCTGCGGGCCAAGGCGGTGCCGAACGGCATGCTCGGCTACCTGGTCGGCCGGGCCGTGCAGACGTCGCTGGACAACGTGGTCAGCCTGCTGGTCGTGCTGGTGCCGGGCTCGTTCCTGGTGAACGTGCTGGCCGACGCGGGCGTCGACGGCGTGCTCGGCCTGCTCGCGGTGCTGGCGCTGGGCATGGCGTCGGTGCTGCCGTGGGGCGCGGTCGCCGGGTCGATCACCAAGTCGCCGTCCGGCGCGATGGGGATCACCATGTTGCCGATGATGGGCATCGTGGCGATCTCGGGCATCTTCTACCCGATCACCGCGCTGCCCGGCTGGTTGCAGGGCGTGGCGCAGGTCTTCCCGGTGTACTGGGCGGGCCACGGCGCCAGGGCGGCCCTGCTGCCGGACGCGGCGGCGGCCGAGGAGGTCGGCGGTTCCTGGCGGGTGCCGGAGATGGTGGGCGTGCTCGGGGTGTGGGCGGTGGTCGGCTTCCTGCTAGCGCCTACGATCCTGCGTCGGATGGCTCGTCGGGAGTCCGGAGCGGAGATGGAGCAGCGCCGACAGGCGGCGATGCAGAGGGTGAGATGA
- a CDS encoding macrolide family glycosyltransferase: MYDHPDVEAFFGELDGWLAAEGSATPGRTYVGHPDRAVVSIARSFQPNHGSVHPKYTFVGPCLADRSSFQGTWERPADDRPVLLVSFGSAYTNEPGVYRACFEAFGDLDWHVVINIGKHVDLAELGEPPANVELHRWVPQLEVLSHAKAFITHCGMGGTMEGLYHGVPMVALPVLGEQAMNALRLVELGVGRLLDREAVTAGELRAAVLDLADDPEVARRLAAIRAEVRQAGGTTAAADVIEAELG; the protein is encoded by the coding sequence CTGTACGACCACCCCGACGTGGAGGCGTTCTTCGGCGAGCTGGACGGGTGGCTCGCGGCGGAGGGCTCGGCCACCCCCGGCCGGACCTACGTCGGCCACCCGGACCGGGCGGTGGTGAGCATCGCGCGGTCGTTCCAGCCCAACCACGGGTCCGTGCACCCGAAGTACACCTTCGTGGGACCGTGCCTGGCCGACCGGTCGTCGTTCCAGGGCACGTGGGAGCGGCCGGCGGACGACCGGCCGGTGCTGCTGGTGTCGTTCGGCTCGGCCTACACCAACGAGCCGGGCGTGTACCGGGCGTGCTTCGAGGCGTTCGGCGACCTCGACTGGCACGTGGTGATCAACATCGGCAAGCACGTGGACCTCGCCGAGCTGGGCGAGCCACCGGCCAACGTCGAGCTGCACCGGTGGGTGCCGCAGCTGGAGGTGCTGTCGCACGCCAAGGCGTTCATCACGCACTGCGGCATGGGCGGCACGATGGAGGGGCTGTACCACGGCGTGCCGATGGTGGCCCTGCCGGTGCTCGGCGAGCAGGCGATGAACGCGCTGCGCCTGGTCGAGCTGGGCGTCGGCAGGCTCCTGGACCGCGAGGCGGTCACCGCCGGCGAGCTGCGCGCCGCCGTGCTCGACCTGGCGGACGACCCCGAGGTGGCCCGGCGGCTGGCCGCGATCAGGGCCGAGGTGCGGCAGGCCGGCGGCACGACCGCGGCGGCCGACGTGATCGAGGCCGAACTGGGGTGA
- a CDS encoding ABC transporter ATP-binding protein: MRYGTTDVLRGVDFTAGPGEVVALLGPNGAGKTTTIEILEGFRLPSAGHVRVLGVDPATGDEAWRARLGVVLQSWRDHGRWRVRELLHHLGRYYEPYATPHQSRPFGTDELIETVGLTEHARQKIGSLSGGQRRRLDVAIGIVGKPDLLFLDEPTAGFDPHARRDFHDLVHRLSDLEGMTILLTTHDLAEAERLADRILVLAGGRIIADGSPDRLGREVAGKSEVRWTRDGSRHVHTTDDATEFVRDLFRQHPSGISELEVRRSTLEDTYMALVQRHESGQATGDGVAVR, translated from the coding sequence ATGCGCTACGGCACGACGGACGTGCTGCGCGGGGTCGACTTCACCGCGGGGCCGGGCGAGGTGGTGGCCCTGCTCGGGCCCAACGGCGCGGGCAAGACCACCACGATCGAAATCCTGGAGGGCTTCCGGCTGCCCTCCGCCGGCCACGTGCGGGTGCTCGGCGTCGACCCGGCGACCGGTGACGAGGCTTGGCGGGCCCGGCTGGGCGTGGTGCTCCAGTCGTGGCGCGACCACGGCCGCTGGAGGGTCCGGGAGCTGCTGCACCACCTCGGCCGCTACTACGAGCCGTACGCGACGCCGCACCAGTCGCGGCCGTTCGGGACCGACGAGCTGATCGAGACGGTCGGCCTGACCGAGCACGCGCGGCAGAAGATCGGCAGCCTGTCCGGCGGCCAGCGGCGGCGGCTGGACGTCGCGATCGGCATCGTCGGCAAGCCGGACCTGCTGTTCCTGGACGAGCCGACGGCCGGGTTCGACCCGCACGCGCGGCGGGACTTCCACGACCTGGTGCACCGGCTGTCGGACCTGGAGGGCATGACGATCCTGCTCACCACGCACGACCTGGCCGAGGCGGAGAGGCTGGCGGACCGCATCCTGGTGCTCGCGGGCGGCCGGATCATCGCCGACGGCAGCCCGGACCGGCTCGGCCGCGAGGTCGCGGGCAAGTCCGAGGTCCGCTGGACGCGCGACGGCTCGCGGCACGTGCACACGACCGACGACGCGACGGAGTTCGTGCGCGACCTGTTCCGGCAGCACCCGTCCGGCATCTCGGAGCTGGAGGTGCGGCGCAGTACGTTGGAGGACACCTACATGGCACTCGTGCAGCGGCACGAGAGCGGCCAGGCGACCGGGGACGGGGTGGCGGTCCGGTGA
- a CDS encoding ferredoxin: protein MRVEVDQERCVGSGMCALTDPVVFDQDEVDGTVVLLEPSPTGEHGTAAREAAHLCPAGAIRVVG, encoded by the coding sequence GTGAGGGTGGAGGTCGACCAGGAGCGGTGCGTCGGGTCGGGCATGTGCGCGTTGACCGACCCGGTGGTGTTCGACCAGGACGAGGTGGACGGGACGGTCGTGCTCCTGGAGCCGTCCCCGACCGGCGAGCACGGGACGGCGGCGCGGGAAGCGGCGCACCTGTGCCCGGCGGGCGCGATCCGCGTCGTGGGGTGA
- a CDS encoding TetR/AcrR family transcriptional regulator, with translation MTERMAALADAAIHVVATKGMRGLTHRAVDAQAGVPTGSTSAYFRTRKALVEGVVQRLADLDDAEVAAARLTAPPDPDLLAEGIAAVLDHWMTTARERTLARYACLLEATHHPELRGVLAHGERPRAQAREVLAALGAEDPERRSRELVAFVDGLLFDRLVGAGALAAPTPGTPESRAELAGAVRAALRGVLGPRAGKTGGDRSL, from the coding sequence GTGACGGAGCGCATGGCCGCCCTCGCCGACGCGGCGATCCACGTGGTGGCCACCAAGGGGATGCGGGGGCTGACCCACCGCGCGGTCGACGCGCAGGCGGGCGTGCCGACCGGCTCCACCTCGGCCTACTTCCGCACCCGCAAGGCGCTGGTGGAGGGCGTGGTGCAGCGGTTGGCCGACCTGGACGACGCCGAGGTGGCAGCGGCCCGGCTGACCGCGCCACCCGACCCGGACCTGCTCGCCGAGGGCATCGCGGCCGTGCTCGACCACTGGATGACGACGGCCCGGGAGCGCACGCTGGCCCGGTACGCGTGCCTGCTGGAGGCCACCCACCACCCCGAGCTGCGCGGCGTCCTGGCTCACGGCGAACGGCCGCGGGCCCAGGCGCGGGAGGTGCTGGCGGCGCTCGGGGCGGAGGACCCGGAGCGGCGGAGCCGGGAACTGGTGGCGTTCGTCGACGGCCTGCTGTTCGACCGGCTCGTCGGGGCGGGAGCGCTGGCCGCGCCGACCCCCGGGACGCCGGAGAGCCGGGCCGAGCTGGCCGGTGCGGTCCGCGCCGCGCTGCGCGGCGTGCTCGGTCCGCGCGCCGGGAAAACCGGTGGCGACCGGTCGCTATAG
- a CDS encoding cytochrome P450: MTETLYSELPTQRSTVFDPPAELGLLRERAPISRMRFPDGHVGWLVTSYELAREVHADRRFSSRAELQHPPRMAAGQPIQQRPPAKPGMFISMDAPDHTRYRKLLTGQFTVRRMNQLMPRIERIVADHLAALRAAGSPADLVANFALPVPSLVICELLGVPYDERESFQHDTARLLSLDSTFEEVMAAFERLEAFVLRLVERKHVTPGDDMLSGLIATGELTDEEVANMGLLLLVAGHETTANMLGIGTLLLLQHPEQLAALRADPSLVDNAVEEMMRYLSILQFGTLRTALEDVEVGGVVVRAGESVSISVSAANRDPARFERPDEFDVHRPASGHIGFGHGVHQCLGQQLARIEMRVGFTALFREFPDLRLAVPAEEVRPRTDMAIYGVHELPVEFS; this comes from the coding sequence ATGACCGAAACGCTGTACTCCGAGCTGCCCACGCAGCGCAGCACGGTGTTCGACCCGCCCGCGGAGTTGGGGTTGCTCCGCGAGCGGGCCCCCATCAGCCGGATGCGGTTCCCCGACGGCCACGTCGGCTGGCTCGTGACCAGCTACGAGCTGGCGCGGGAGGTGCACGCGGACCGCCGGTTCAGCAGCCGGGCCGAGCTGCAGCACCCGCCGCGGATGGCCGCGGGGCAGCCGATCCAGCAGCGGCCGCCGGCCAAGCCGGGCATGTTCATCTCGATGGACGCGCCGGACCACACCCGCTACCGCAAGCTGCTGACCGGCCAGTTCACCGTCCGCCGGATGAACCAGCTGATGCCGCGGATCGAGCGGATCGTGGCCGACCACCTGGCCGCGCTGCGCGCGGCGGGCTCGCCGGCGGACCTGGTGGCGAACTTCGCGCTGCCGGTGCCGTCACTGGTGATCTGCGAACTGCTGGGGGTGCCCTACGACGAGCGCGAGTCGTTCCAGCACGACACCGCGCGGCTGCTGAGCCTGGACTCCACGTTCGAGGAGGTCATGGCGGCGTTCGAGCGGCTGGAGGCGTTCGTGCTCCGGCTCGTCGAGCGCAAGCACGTCACGCCGGGCGACGACATGCTGTCCGGGTTGATCGCCACCGGCGAGCTGACCGACGAGGAAGTCGCCAACATGGGGCTGCTCCTGCTCGTCGCCGGGCACGAGACCACGGCCAACATGCTGGGCATCGGCACCTTGCTGCTGCTGCAGCACCCGGAGCAGCTGGCGGCGCTGCGGGCCGACCCGTCCCTGGTGGACAACGCGGTCGAGGAGATGATGCGGTACCTGTCGATCCTCCAGTTCGGCACGCTGCGCACGGCGCTGGAGGACGTGGAGGTCGGCGGCGTGGTGGTCCGGGCCGGCGAGTCGGTGTCGATCTCCGTCTCCGCCGCCAACCGGGACCCGGCGCGGTTCGAGCGGCCCGACGAGTTCGACGTCCACCGGCCGGCGTCCGGGCACATCGGGTTCGGCCACGGCGTGCACCAGTGCCTCGGCCAGCAGCTGGCCCGGATCGAGATGCGGGTCGGGTTCACCGCGCTGTTCCGCGAGTTCCCGGACCTGCGGCTCGCGGTGCCCGCCGAGGAGGTCCGACCGCGGACCGACATGGCGATCTACGGGGTGCACGAGCTGCCGGTGGAGTTCTCGTGA